A genomic window from Thermococcus sp. includes:
- a CDS encoding RNA-guided pseudouridylation complex pseudouridine synthase subunit Cbf5 codes for MARDEVRRILPADRKREVLIKDEKAETNPKWGFPPEKRPMEMHMQFGIINLDKPPGPTSHEVVAWIKRLFNLNKAGHGGTLDPKVSGVLPVALERATRVVQALLPAGKEYVALMHLHGDVPEDKIRAVMREFEGEIIQRPPLRSAVKRRLRTRKVYYIEILEIDGKDVLFRVGVEAGTYIRSLIHHIGLALGVGAHMAELRRTRSGPFKEDETLVTLHDLIDYYHFWKDDGIEEYFRNAIQPMEKAVEHLPKVWIRDSAVAAVTYGADLAVPGIVKVHKGIKKGDLVAVMTLKDELVALGKATMTSGEMLQKSKGIAVDVDKVFMPRDWYPKLW; via the coding sequence ATGGCGAGGGACGAGGTCAGGAGGATTTTACCTGCAGACAGAAAGCGAGAGGTTCTGATTAAGGACGAGAAGGCCGAGACGAACCCGAAGTGGGGCTTCCCGCCCGAGAAGAGGCCAATGGAGATGCACATGCAGTTCGGGATAATAAACCTTGACAAACCACCTGGCCCAACCAGTCACGAGGTTGTTGCCTGGATAAAGAGGCTCTTCAACCTGAACAAGGCCGGCCACGGCGGGACCCTAGATCCGAAGGTCAGCGGCGTTTTGCCCGTGGCACTTGAGAGGGCAACGAGGGTCGTTCAGGCGCTCCTACCTGCGGGAAAGGAGTACGTTGCGTTGATGCACCTCCACGGCGACGTTCCTGAGGACAAAATCCGCGCGGTTATGCGGGAGTTCGAGGGCGAGATAATCCAGAGGCCGCCGCTGAGGAGCGCGGTCAAGAGAAGGCTGAGGACGAGAAAGGTTTACTACATCGAGATTCTTGAGATAGACGGTAAAGATGTGCTCTTCCGTGTTGGCGTCGAGGCGGGGACCTACATACGTTCACTTATCCACCACATCGGCCTTGCCCTCGGAGTGGGAGCGCACATGGCCGAGCTGAGGAGAACGAGGAGCGGGCCCTTCAAGGAGGACGAGACCCTCGTAACCCTTCACGACCTCATCGATTACTACCACTTCTGGAAGGACGACGGCATTGAGGAGTACTTCAGGAATGCCATCCAGCCGATGGAGAAAGCGGTGGAGCACCTTCCCAAGGTATGGATAAGGGACTCCGCCGTTGCGGCGGTCACCTACGGAGCCGATCTGGCCGTTCCTGGCATAGTCAAGGTTCACAAGGGCATCAAGAAGGGTGATTTAGTTGCCGTGATGACTCTTAAAGACGAGCTGGTTGCACTCGGAAAGGCCACCATGACGAGCGGCGAGATGCTCCAGAAGAGCAAGGGCATAGCCGTCGATGTTGACAAGGTCTTCATGCCGAGGGACTGGTACCCCAAACTTTGGTGA
- a CDS encoding SDR family oxidoreductase, with the protein MKTALVTGATGGIGRLLVEGLVGRGYRVVGVARNGEKLRELQEKLPAFEYIIADLSKGDFPGTILEGLERLGVERVDLLINNAGLAVRKPLLEHSSEELENLFRVNTLAPVELTNVLLPVLPKGSTVVFIISGVAFINVPEIPSYCAAKGALHYLAVNLERELRARGIHVMRVYPKQVKTGFWNGRVPKGSIEPEQVARAVLKGLEKGKREVFVPGYLRFVKYLPNWPVFTYRFKY; encoded by the coding sequence ATGAAAACCGCGCTTGTGACAGGTGCAACTGGCGGCATCGGAAGGCTTCTTGTTGAGGGTCTCGTCGGGAGGGGCTACCGCGTTGTTGGGGTGGCCAGAAACGGAGAAAAGCTCCGTGAACTTCAGGAAAAACTGCCTGCCTTTGAGTACATAATCGCCGACCTGAGCAAAGGGGACTTTCCAGGCACGATTTTGGAGGGGCTTGAGAGGCTGGGTGTGGAAAGGGTTGACCTCCTCATAAACAACGCCGGCCTCGCGGTGAGAAAGCCCCTTCTTGAGCACTCAAGCGAGGAGCTGGAGAACCTGTTCCGGGTAAACACCCTCGCGCCCGTTGAGCTCACGAATGTGCTCCTCCCAGTGCTCCCGAAGGGTTCGACCGTGGTGTTCATAATCAGCGGCGTTGCCTTTATCAACGTGCCGGAGATTCCCTCCTACTGCGCCGCCAAGGGTGCCCTCCACTACCTCGCGGTAAACCTTGAGAGGGAGCTAAGAGCCAGAGGAATCCATGTTATGAGGGTGTATCCCAAGCAGGTCAAGACGGGTTTCTGGAACGGAAGGGTTCCGAAGGGCTCGATAGAGCCGGAACAGGTTGCAAGGGCGGTATTGAAGGGGCTTGAAAAGGGTAAGAGGGAAGTTTTCGTGCCCGGCTATCTGAGGTTCGTCAAATACCTCCCAAACTGGCCGGTATTTACATACCGGTTCAAGTACTAA
- a CDS encoding 50S ribosomal protein L14e, which produces MPAMEVGRLAVIIAGRRAGQKVVVVDVIDRNFVLVTGAGLNKVKRRRMNVKHLEPLPERVNIERGADDEAVKAALESAGISLE; this is translated from the coding sequence ATGCCAGCTATGGAAGTTGGAAGGCTTGCAGTTATAATCGCCGGAAGGAGGGCCGGCCAGAAGGTCGTCGTCGTTGACGTCATCGACAGGAACTTTGTCCTCGTTACAGGCGCCGGCCTCAACAAGGTCAAGCGCAGGAGGATGAACGTTAAGCACCTTGAGCCCCTTCCGGAGAGGGTCAACATCGAGCGCGGCGCCGACGACGAGGCCGTCAAGGCCGCCCTTGAGAGTGCTGGAATCAGCCTTGAGTGA
- the cmk gene encoding (d)CMP kinase, whose protein sequence is MPKGCLVITVSGLAGSGTTTLCRNLARHYGFKHIYAGLIFRQMAKEMGMSLEEFQEYAELHPEIDREVDRRQVEAAKECNVVIEGRLAGWMVKNADLKIWLDAPIMERARRVARREGVSVEEAFVEIAEREKGNRKRYLNLYGIDIDDKSIYDLIINTAHWDPDGVFAIVKAAIDHLYPDGDAGSGANPGNKK, encoded by the coding sequence ATGCCGAAGGGCTGCCTCGTGATAACCGTCAGCGGCCTGGCCGGTTCCGGGACGACGACACTGTGCAGGAACCTCGCCAGGCACTACGGCTTCAAGCACATATACGCCGGCCTCATCTTCAGGCAGATGGCCAAGGAGATGGGCATGTCGCTTGAGGAGTTCCAGGAGTACGCAGAGCTTCACCCCGAAATAGACAGGGAGGTGGACAGGAGGCAGGTCGAGGCAGCCAAAGAGTGTAACGTCGTTATCGAGGGGCGCCTAGCCGGCTGGATGGTCAAGAATGCCGACCTTAAGATATGGCTCGATGCCCCCATAATGGAGCGTGCCAGGAGAGTTGCCCGCCGTGAGGGTGTCTCCGTGGAGGAGGCCTTTGTGGAAATCGCCGAGCGCGAGAAGGGCAACAGGAAAAGGTATTTAAACCTCTATGGAATTGACATCGACGACAAGTCGATTTACGACTTGATTATTAACACTGCCCACTGGGATCCCGATGGCGTCTTCGCGATTGTGAAGGCCGCCATCGACCACCTTTACCCCGACGGTGACGCGGGGTCGGGTGCAAACCCGGGCAACAAAAAATGA
- a CDS encoding 50S ribosomal protein L34e, whose protein sequence is MKPMYRSRSWRRKYVRTPGGRTVIHFERRKPKVAHCAMCGRPLNGIPRGRPSELRKLPKTAKRPERPYPNLCPSCMRKVMKAQVRAALV, encoded by the coding sequence ATGAAGCCGATGTACAGGTCAAGGTCATGGAGAAGGAAGTACGTCAGGACTCCGGGCGGAAGGACCGTCATACACTTCGAGAGAAGGAAGCCGAAAGTAGCTCACTGCGCCATGTGCGGTAGGCCGCTCAACGGCATTCCCCGCGGAAGGCCGAGCGAACTCAGGAAGCTCCCGAAGACGGCAAAGAGGCCAGAGAGGCCCTACCCGAACCTCTGCCCGAGCTGCATGAGGAAGGTCATGAAGGCCCAGGTCAGGGCTGCCCTCGTCTGA
- a CDS encoding DUF106 domain-containing protein: MIEGIYTFLDNLFGPMIQAYHPIVVVTVAGIMLGGLFTLLNYILVDQEKVKRLQKKSKEFQKKYKEAQAAKDEKKLKKLQQEQMELMKLQSEVMKDTMFKVTLLTLPIFWIFFGWLRRWYIEVGIVKSPFNFFIFDWFHRLYHSGLPANELGYVGWYIMTSMITGYILRKLLDMG; the protein is encoded by the coding sequence ATGATTGAGGGGATATACACATTCCTTGACAATCTGTTTGGACCCATGATACAGGCCTACCACCCGATAGTGGTGGTCACTGTCGCGGGCATAATGCTGGGTGGACTCTTCACCCTGCTGAACTACATCCTGGTCGACCAGGAAAAGGTTAAGCGGCTTCAAAAGAAGAGCAAAGAGTTCCAGAAGAAGTACAAGGAGGCCCAGGCCGCAAAGGATGAGAAAAAGCTCAAGAAGCTTCAGCAGGAGCAGATGGAGCTTATGAAGCTCCAGAGCGAGGTCATGAAGGACACGATGTTCAAAGTCACGCTGCTGACCCTGCCGATATTCTGGATCTTCTTCGGATGGCTCAGGAGATGGTATATCGAAGTTGGCATAGTGAAATCTCCGTTCAACTTCTTCATATTCGACTGGTTCCACAGACTCTATCACTCCGGACTGCCCGCTAACGAGCTCGGTTACGTCGGCTGGTACATCATGACGTCTATGATAACCGGTTACATCCTCAGGAAGCTCCTTGACATGGGTTAA
- a CDS encoding adenylate kinase yields MPFVVMITGIPGVGKSTITRLALRKTKVKFRLVNFGDLMFEEAVKAGLVSHRDEMRKLNPNVQKELQMKVARRIVEMAKMEPILLDTHATIRTPVGYLLGFPKEVIEVINPNFIVIIEATPSEILGRRLRDLKRDRDVETEEQIQRHQDLNRAAAVSYAMHSNALIKIIENHEDKGLDEAVHELVEVLNLAVGEYD; encoded by the coding sequence ATGCCGTTTGTGGTCATGATAACAGGGATTCCAGGGGTGGGTAAGAGCACAATAACCCGGCTGGCCCTTCGAAAAACGAAGGTCAAGTTCAGGCTTGTCAACTTTGGCGACCTGATGTTCGAGGAGGCAGTGAAGGCGGGACTGGTGAGCCACAGGGACGAGATGAGAAAGCTCAACCCCAACGTTCAGAAGGAGCTCCAGATGAAAGTCGCCAGAAGGATCGTTGAAATGGCCAAGATGGAGCCCATACTCCTCGATACCCATGCAACCATCAGAACCCCTGTAGGATACCTTCTCGGTTTCCCCAAGGAGGTCATCGAGGTAATAAACCCCAACTTCATAGTCATAATCGAGGCCACCCCGAGCGAGATACTTGGAAGACGTCTCCGCGATCTGAAGCGCGATAGGGACGTTGAGACTGAAGAGCAGATACAGAGGCATCAGGATCTTAACCGTGCCGCTGCCGTGAGCTACGCCATGCACTCTAACGCGCTCATAAAGATAATCGAGAACCATGAAGATAAGGGCCTTGATGAGGCCGTTCACGAGCTTGTTGAAGTACTGAATCTGGCGGTGGGAGAGTATGATTGA
- the secY gene encoding preprotein translocase subunit SecY, producing the protein MGFRNVVFAIERYFPEVERPKRHVPLKEKFMWTGIVLLLYFILAEIPLYGIPAQIQDYFATLRFVLAGRSGSLLTLGIGPIVTASIIMQLLVGSEIVHLDLSNHEDRRFYQAAQKLFAVFMSFFEAAIYVFAGAFGRVDTGLGAFQTVTTPAGEAYIGLGLAILIILQLGFASVMLILLDELVSKWGIGSGISLFIAAGVSQTVITKALNPATTPDYIDPVTGGPAIIGAIPAFIQHLFYGDLTGALYRGTLPDMMDLLATIVVFLVVVYLESMRVEIPLSYGRVTVRGRYPIRFMYVSNIPIILTFALYSNIQLWARLLNNFGYTFLGTFDEAGYPLTGFVTYLYPPRDIYHVIADPGRALVYALMTIFWSILFGFLWVELTGLDAKSIARQLQSAGLQIPGFRRDPRILERVLNRYIPYVTFWGSFTLAIVAVLADFLGALGTGTGILLTVGILYRFYEEIAREQATEMFPALRRFFTK; encoded by the coding sequence ATGGGGTTCAGAAACGTAGTGTTCGCGATTGAAAGGTACTTCCCCGAGGTGGAGCGGCCCAAGAGGCACGTGCCACTCAAGGAGAAGTTCATGTGGACGGGAATCGTTCTGCTGCTGTACTTCATCCTCGCTGAGATTCCGCTCTATGGGATTCCAGCACAGATTCAGGACTACTTTGCCACGCTCAGGTTCGTCCTCGCAGGAAGGAGTGGTTCTCTTCTGACTCTCGGTATCGGGCCGATAGTCACCGCGAGCATCATCATGCAGCTTCTCGTTGGTTCCGAGATAGTTCACCTTGATCTCTCCAATCACGAGGATAGGCGGTTTTATCAGGCCGCCCAGAAGCTGTTTGCAGTCTTCATGAGCTTCTTCGAAGCAGCCATATACGTCTTCGCCGGTGCCTTCGGTAGGGTGGATACCGGCCTCGGCGCCTTCCAGACCGTGACGACACCCGCCGGTGAGGCGTACATCGGACTCGGCCTGGCGATACTCATCATACTCCAGCTTGGATTCGCCTCCGTGATGCTCATCCTCCTCGATGAGCTCGTGAGCAAGTGGGGTATCGGAAGCGGTATCAGCCTCTTCATCGCCGCGGGTGTTTCACAGACCGTCATTACGAAGGCCCTAAACCCTGCAACGACCCCTGACTACATCGACCCCGTCACAGGAGGGCCTGCGATAATAGGTGCCATCCCCGCGTTCATACAGCATCTGTTCTACGGCGACCTCACGGGCGCGCTTTACAGGGGAACGCTGCCGGATATGATGGATCTGCTGGCCACCATAGTCGTCTTCCTCGTGGTTGTTTATCTTGAGAGCATGCGCGTTGAGATACCGCTCAGCTACGGCCGTGTTACCGTTCGCGGAAGGTACCCGATAAGGTTCATGTACGTCAGCAACATCCCGATTATCCTGACTTTTGCCCTCTACTCCAACATCCAGCTCTGGGCCAGACTCCTCAACAACTTCGGCTACACATTCCTTGGAACCTTCGACGAGGCCGGCTACCCACTAACAGGATTTGTCACGTACCTCTATCCACCGCGGGACATCTACCACGTCATCGCAGATCCGGGAAGGGCCCTGGTCTACGCGCTGATGACGATCTTCTGGTCGATACTCTTTGGATTCCTGTGGGTCGAGCTGACAGGCCTTGACGCCAAGAGCATCGCCAGACAGCTTCAGAGCGCCGGCCTTCAGATTCCGGGATTCAGGCGCGATCCTAGGATACTGGAGAGGGTGCTCAACAGGTACATCCCCTACGTCACCTTCTGGGGTTCGTTCACCCTGGCGATAGTGGCAGTGCTGGCGGACTTCCTTGGAGCCCTTGGTACGGGAACGGGAATCCTCCTTACGGTGGGTATACTCTACAGGTTCTATGAAGAGATAGCCAGAGAACAGGCCACCGAGATGTTCCCGGCTTTGAGGAGGTTCTTCACCAAGTGA